The proteins below are encoded in one region of Williamsoniiplasma luminosum:
- a CDS encoding Vmc-like lipoprotein signal peptide domain-containing protein has product MKKFLTLFSSVAALATTAATVVGCADRPVDSLANSPIKMKEKNVYDITSWSSDAINAAKYKEHFMLGITEGFKIGKITSLLSFVQNDYKQTDKPFIAVMLEDFNKTANQKLPLDGDADKFTADALAKNLEFSLYDLNKEEQPRVSTWDGTDWDSVKTDEDEKINKDLSIKYRDDTKAFVISMGIEIKPLNVETGPFVGAKINVGENNKADALDNFYSKEIKENSEYYNQTTTHKKGEDGKIHFTSKVYDYRYKVQFNFQVS; this is encoded by the coding sequence ATGAAAAAATTCTTAACACTTTTCAGTAGCGTTGCTGCGTTGGCAACAACAGCAGCAACTGTTGTTGGATGTGCTGACAGACCAGTCGATTCATTGGCAAACTCTCCCATTAAAATGAAAGAGAAAAATGTTTATGATATAACTTCTTGATCTTCTGATGCCATTAACGCTGCTAAATATAAAGAACATTTCATGTTAGGAATAACTGAAGGTTTCAAAATTGGAAAAATAACATCATTATTGAGTTTTGTTCAAAATGATTATAAACAAACTGATAAACCTTTTATTGCAGTCATGTTAGAGGACTTTAACAAAACTGCAAATCAAAAACTTCCATTAGATGGTGATGCTGATAAATTTACAGCTGATGCACTTGCTAAAAATCTTGAATTTAGTCTTTATGATTTAAATAAAGAAGAACAACCAAGAGTTTCAACTTGAGATGGAACAGATTGAGATTCAGTAAAAACTGATGAAGATGAAAAAATAAATAAAGATCTTTCCATTAAATATCGTGATGATACTAAAGCATTCGTTATTAGTATGGGAATTGAAATTAAACCTCTTAATGTTGAAACAGGTCCGTTTGTTGGTGCTAAAATCAATGTGGGAGAAAACAATAAGGCAGATGCTCTTGATAATTTTTATTCAAAAGAAATCAAAGAGAATTCAGAGTATTACAACCAAACAACAACTCATAAAAAAGGAGAAGATGGAAAAATTCACTTTACATCAAAGGTCTATGATTACCGATATAAAGTGCAATTTAATTTCCAAGTATCATAA
- a CDS encoding PTS lactose/cellobiose transporter subunit IIA, producing MTKKEMSEKGMVLVGYSGDARSSYLIALKKAKEGKWKEVETLLAEGDEMLLEAHQAQTELLQAEAQEKYSDVTMIMVHGQDHLMTTVLLKDLIQTLLDVYRK from the coding sequence ATGACAAAAAAAGAAATGAGTGAAAAAGGGATGGTTTTAGTTGGTTATTCTGGTGATGCCAGAAGTAGCTATCTAATTGCCCTAAAAAAAGCTAAAGAAGGAAAATGAAAAGAAGTGGAAACACTACTAGCTGAGGGAGATGAAATGCTTTTAGAAGCACATCAAGCTCAAACAGAACTCCTTCAAGCTGAAGCTCAAGAAAAATATTCTGATGTAACAATGATAATGGTACATGGTCAAGATCATTTAATGACAACTGTTCTATTAAAAGATCTAATCCAAACATTATTAGACGTTTATCGAAAATAG
- a CDS encoding PTS transporter subunit EIIC — MTNKNKNSTVVEHKNKSQKVETFLNNKVLPVLKVVSGNKYLRALMEGFYVTLPIIVFSSIIGIIMWVPPAIKGDMSWYPLVMRQLLNRLYVLTMGLVSLWFVMGISTSLAEKLNAELPAGRKMNIMMVAFAAGSSIFLMSVTGSFALTSDGLATENFANILIGNLGSQGMMTSIIVGLTLPWLFYIPVKYNWTIRLPKAVPQGVSQSFADIVPYGLSVLVYWGFGYIFIGTLGVSFTDSLYQLFAPIFSGLDSYGFLAGVSLLTAMTWFIGVHGPSVTRPFLTPFMYSNLANNQALFAQGEHPHWALTYEFSYDFSATLGGTGATFVIPFIFIVFAKSKQLKAVGIASYIPVWFQVNEPALFGAPMILNPVYLLPFWILPVINVLLYKMFIDVFGMNAAIADVPWSIPAVVGLLIGSAFDPLTVLLWIIMVTVDFFFYLPFVLIHDKMVMADEVKTAEEKGIPQPLHYAIGTRVWYGIGKAMAPNKEKRLNYATLGAEITADLKIEKEEKAVFKKEEKARMVQEKLDKKSKIKPETQELQLKEKDDKIHVLVVCYGAGSSAMMAASAQKAFKAKGMDNFVIDSAAYGAHLTKMNSANIVILSPQVKMYVEDFEKAIQPNTKIVITNGKKYVDATNNPEIAFDIIMDAAKEIIKK; from the coding sequence ATGACTAACAAAAATAAAAATTCTACAGTCGTAGAACACAAAAACAAAAGTCAAAAAGTCGAAACCTTTTTAAATAATAAGGTTTTGCCCGTACTTAAAGTTGTTTCAGGAAACAAATATTTACGTGCATTAATGGAAGGTTTTTACGTTACATTACCAATTATTGTGTTTTCATCAATTATTGGAATTATCATGTGAGTACCACCAGCAATTAAAGGTGATATGTCATGATATCCACTTGTAATGCGTCAACTTCTAAATCGACTTTATGTCTTAACAATGGGGTTAGTTTCATTATGGTTTGTGATGGGGATTTCCACATCACTTGCTGAGAAACTAAACGCCGAATTACCAGCTGGTCGCAAAATGAACATTATGATGGTTGCATTTGCTGCTGGTTCATCAATCTTTTTGATGTCAGTGACAGGATCATTTGCTTTAACATCAGATGGATTAGCAACTGAAAATTTTGCCAATATTTTAATTGGTAACCTTGGTTCACAAGGAATGATGACAAGTATTATTGTCGGGTTAACATTACCATGACTATTTTACATTCCAGTTAAATATAATTGGACGATCCGATTACCAAAAGCAGTACCACAAGGAGTATCACAATCATTTGCTGATATCGTACCTTATGGATTATCTGTCTTGGTTTATTGAGGATTTGGATATATCTTTATCGGAACATTGGGGGTATCTTTTACAGATTCACTATATCAACTATTTGCCCCAATCTTTTCAGGTCTAGATAGTTATGGATTCTTAGCGGGTGTCTCGCTCTTAACCGCCATGACTTGATTTATTGGAGTCCATGGTCCAAGTGTTACGAGACCATTTTTAACACCGTTTATGTATTCAAATTTAGCAAATAACCAAGCGTTATTTGCTCAAGGAGAACACCCACACTGAGCACTTACATATGAGTTCTCATATGACTTCTCAGCAACACTAGGAGGAACTGGGGCAACCTTTGTAATTCCGTTCATCTTCATTGTGTTTGCAAAATCAAAACAATTAAAAGCAGTTGGAATTGCCTCATATATTCCAGTTTGATTCCAAGTAAATGAACCAGCACTATTTGGTGCGCCAATGATTTTAAACCCAGTTTACTTATTACCATTCTGAATCCTACCAGTAATTAACGTTTTATTATATAAAATGTTTATTGATGTGTTTGGAATGAATGCAGCGATTGCTGATGTACCTTGAAGTATCCCGGCTGTCGTCGGATTACTGATCGGTTCCGCTTTTGATCCACTAACAGTTCTCTTGTGGATTATTATGGTAACAGTAGACTTCTTCTTCTATCTCCCATTTGTCTTAATTCATGACAAAATGGTGATGGCTGATGAAGTAAAAACAGCCGAGGAAAAAGGAATTCCACAACCATTGCACTACGCAATTGGAACGAGGGTCTGGTATGGCATTGGTAAAGCGATGGCCCCAAACAAAGAAAAACGTTTAAACTATGCAACTTTAGGAGCTGAAATTACAGCTGATCTAAAAATTGAAAAAGAAGAAAAAGCTGTTTTCAAAAAAGAAGAAAAAGCAAGAATGGTTCAAGAAAAACTTGATAAAAAAAGCAAAATTAAGCCAGAAACTCAAGAACTACAATTAAAAGAAAAAGATGATAAAATTCATGTTTTGGTTGTATGTTATGGTGCTGGTTCATCAGCGATGATGGCAGCTTCTGCTCAAAAAGCATTCAAAGCTAAAGGAATGGACAACTTTGTGATTGATTCTGCAGCTTATGGAGCGCATTTAACTAAAATGAATTCTGCAAATATTGTTATTTTATCTCCACAAGTTAAAATGTATGTTGAAGATTTTGAAAAAGCTATCCAACCAAATACCAAAATTGTTATTACAAATGGTAAAAAATATGTTGATGCAACTAATAATCCAGAAATAGCATTTGATATTATTATGGATGCAGCCAAAGAAATTATAAAAAAATAA
- a CDS encoding DeoR/GlpR family DNA-binding transcription regulator, producing MKRDERVQNYIAEIKSRGVITQKEFFVLADSYEIKNLTARRDLNFLLEKKIISNHLGKIMVVKRNNYLEQTRDEKKYVNVDKKTKIANAANKKIPINKVVYVSAGTTNEEFIRNLKKPIYELFTNSLEIFNLAIKSNYVNYIYLVGGRYRGASTAFVDKNYFQCLTQQTFDVCILTGTNLWEDGSIYNNDKGESELIQIVAQRSNQIVALMDSTKIKKAGYSSVMKLCKADTLIIDDNLTETQKQNLEAITNVIYV from the coding sequence ATGAAAAGAGATGAACGTGTTCAAAATTACATCGCTGAAATCAAATCTCGTGGTGTAATCACTCAGAAAGAATTTTTCGTTTTAGCCGATAGTTATGAAATTAAAAATTTAACAGCGAGAAGAGATTTGAATTTTCTTTTAGAAAAGAAAATTATTTCTAATCATCTCGGAAAAATAATGGTAGTTAAAAGAAACAATTATCTGGAACAAACTCGTGATGAAAAAAAATATGTTAATGTTGATAAAAAAACCAAAATTGCCAATGCTGCGAATAAAAAAATCCCGATTAATAAAGTGGTTTATGTTTCTGCTGGAACCACTAATGAAGAATTTATCAGAAATTTAAAAAAACCAATTTATGAATTATTTACCAATTCACTGGAGATTTTTAATCTTGCGATTAAATCCAATTATGTGAATTATATTTATTTAGTTGGGGGCCGATATCGTGGTGCTTCAACAGCTTTTGTTGATAAAAATTATTTTCAATGTTTAACTCAACAAACTTTTGATGTTTGTATTTTAACCGGAACAAATTTATGAGAAGACGGGAGCATTTATAACAACGATAAAGGTGAATCCGAATTGATTCAAATAGTTGCTCAAAGGTCTAATCAAATCGTTGCCTTAATGGATTCAACTAAAATAAAGAAGGCTGGCTATTCAAGTGTGATGAAACTTTGCAAAGCTGACACGTTAATTATTGATGATAATTTAACTGAAACACAAAAACAAAATTTAGAAGCGATCACAAATGTTATTTATGTTTAA
- a CDS encoding class II fructose-bisphosphate aldolase gives MKANLKEQLIKAKQGKYAIPAFNFDDLEMAKGIIQAAEEEKSPVILMSTESAAKYMGLEYVFAIGQAAVEHSTVPVILHWDHGFNIELIKKAVDNGYTSVMLDASKEPFEDNVKHTQEVVAYAHAKGVQVESEIGHVGGKEDDRVSKNGGYTSVEEAIKFAELTKVDALAIAVGTAHGVYNGKPELQFDLIKEINAKVDTPLVLHGSSGVDLEDLQKAISLGITKINIGTDLKIANADAFRTWLNNNPDGYDARKFGQAGIDAVKKEAIKKIRAFGSNNKA, from the coding sequence ATGAAAGCAAATTTAAAAGAACAATTAATCAAAGCAAAACAAGGCAAGTATGCCATACCAGCCTTTAATTTTGATGATTTAGAAATGGCCAAAGGGATTATTCAAGCAGCTGAAGAAGAAAAATCACCAGTCATTTTAATGAGTACAGAATCAGCTGCAAAATATATGGGATTGGAATATGTATTTGCCATTGGTCAAGCAGCCGTGGAACATTCAACAGTTCCAGTTATCTTACATTGAGATCATGGTTTTAACATTGAACTGATTAAAAAAGCCGTTGACAATGGTTACACTTCAGTGATGTTAGATGCTTCAAAAGAACCTTTTGAAGACAATGTCAAACACACTCAAGAAGTTGTGGCTTATGCTCATGCTAAAGGTGTACAAGTTGAATCTGAAATTGGTCATGTTGGTGGTAAAGAAGATGATCGCGTGTCAAAAAATGGTGGTTATACAAGTGTTGAAGAAGCAATTAAATTTGCTGAATTAACCAAAGTTGATGCTTTAGCAATTGCTGTTGGAACAGCACATGGTGTTTACAACGGAAAACCTGAATTACAATTTGATTTAATCAAAGAAATTAATGCAAAAGTTGATACTCCTTTAGTTTTACATGGATCAAGCGGGGTTGATTTAGAAGATTTACAAAAAGCAATTAGTTTGGGAATTACTAAAATTAATATTGGAACTGATTTAAAAATTGCTAACGCTGATGCTTTTAGAACATGATTAAACAATAATCCAGATGGATATGATGCCAGAAAATTTGGTCAAGCTGGAATTGATGCTGTCAAAAAAGAAGCAATTAAAAAAATTAGAGCTTTTGGTTCAAATAATAAAGCTTAA
- the pyk gene encoding pyruvate kinase, with protein MNKKELDLKLKRTKIITTIGPSTHEPENIEELYMNGMTTIRLNFSHGDQVEQGYRIVGARKIREKLGKPISILLDTKGPEIRVGKFKDGAQIFTKGEKVTVLTDADSYKNKECGQGEMTVAYDMSQDLKAGNLILIDDGKLELIVDSVKPGVIQATAFNTYKVKTNKRVNLPGVEFSMEFMSEKDKNDIIFACKEGLDYIAASFVNNANNIAQIREILKANNGEDIQIIAKIESQTGLDNIDAIIEASDGIMVARGDLGLEIPYYDVPYWEKVLIRKCRAAGKPVIVATQMLESMTDNPSPTRAEVTDVYYATELGSDATMLSGESAAGTFPFITTNTMATINKRAEVEFYNKGYYQKQLDNAKKSSTGPRAEIASLLADKTHSGEYAFSIVLSRTGELLKAVSKFRPNTAILGVTESDRLWTAFGIWHSIFMNKTKDLNALETNVAELSKIAKLWGAKTGEKVLVVRNTDIREITIV; from the coding sequence ATGAACAAAAAAGAATTAGATTTAAAGTTAAAAAGAACTAAAATCATTACAACAATCGGTCCATCAACACATGAACCAGAAAACATTGAAGAATTATATATGAATGGGATGACAACTATTCGTTTAAACTTCTCACATGGGGATCAAGTTGAACAAGGATACCGTATTGTTGGGGCGAGAAAAATTCGTGAAAAATTAGGAAAACCAATTTCAATCTTATTAGATACAAAAGGTCCAGAAATTCGTGTTGGAAAATTCAAAGATGGAGCCCAAATCTTTACCAAAGGGGAAAAAGTAACAGTCTTAACTGATGCTGATTCATACAAAAATAAAGAATGTGGACAAGGTGAAATGACTGTCGCTTATGATATGAGCCAAGATTTAAAAGCCGGAAACTTAATCTTAATTGATGACGGAAAATTAGAATTAATCGTTGATTCTGTTAAACCTGGAGTGATCCAAGCAACAGCTTTTAACACTTATAAAGTTAAAACAAACAAACGTGTTAACTTACCTGGTGTCGAATTTTCAATGGAATTCATGAGCGAAAAAGACAAAAATGATATCATTTTTGCTTGCAAAGAAGGATTGGATTATATTGCTGCTTCATTTGTGAATAATGCTAATAATATTGCTCAAATTCGCGAAATTTTAAAAGCAAATAACGGTGAAGATATTCAAATTATTGCCAAAATTGAATCTCAAACTGGACTAGATAACATCGATGCAATTATTGAAGCATCAGATGGAATTATGGTTGCTCGTGGTGATTTAGGATTAGAAATCCCATACTATGATGTGCCATATTGAGAAAAAGTTTTAATCCGCAAATGTCGTGCAGCTGGAAAACCAGTGATTGTGGCAACTCAAATGTTAGAATCAATGACTGATAACCCAAGCCCAACTCGTGCTGAAGTAACTGATGTTTACTATGCAACAGAATTAGGATCAGACGCAACCATGTTGTCTGGTGAATCAGCTGCTGGAACTTTCCCCTTCATTACAACTAACACAATGGCAACTATCAATAAACGTGCAGAAGTTGAATTTTACAATAAAGGGTATTACCAAAAACAATTAGATAATGCTAAAAAATCATCAACAGGACCACGTGCTGAAATCGCTAGTTTATTAGCTGATAAAACTCATTCTGGAGAATATGCTTTCTCAATCGTTTTATCAAGAACTGGAGAATTGTTGAAAGCGGTTTCAAAATTCCGTCCCAACACAGCAATTTTAGGAGTGACAGAATCAGATCGTCTATGAACTGCTTTTGGAATTTGACATTCAATTTTCATGAACAAAACTAAAGACTTAAATGCTTTAGAAACAAATGTTGCTGAATTGTCAAAAATTGCTAAATTATGAGGAGCTAAAACTGGTGAAAAAGTATTAGTTGTTCGTAACACAGATATTCGTGAAATTACAATTGTTTAA
- the pfkA gene encoding 6-phosphofructokinase, which translates to MIKKIGVLTSGGDAPGMNAAVSAVIRYASSNKIEVFVIKDGYKGLINDWIEQADINYAQNIIALGGTAIGSARLPEFADIKVREKAVANLKKHAIEALVVIGGDGSYMGAQRLTEMGINCVGLPGTIDNDIVSSDYTIGFDTALNTIVQAIDKIRDTMQSHNRAAVIEVMGNQCGDLALYASIATGADVISTSESKLTEQEIVDQVTAIAKTGKRSVVVVVSEKMYPDVHALAEKVEASSGYVTRATVLGHIQRGGSPSAMDRHLAVTSAMFAVDQIIAGKGGLYIGLDGTKLVARDINSTLNMPRKDKTEETNKIRFLNAQFLK; encoded by the coding sequence ATGATTAAAAAAATTGGAGTATTAACTTCTGGGGGCGATGCACCTGGAATGAATGCTGCTGTATCTGCTGTGATCAGATATGCTTCCTCAAATAAAATTGAGGTTTTTGTAATAAAAGATGGATATAAAGGTTTGATCAATGATTGAATTGAACAAGCGGATATTAATTATGCACAAAATATTATTGCACTTGGAGGAACAGCGATTGGTTCTGCCCGTTTACCAGAATTTGCCGATATCAAAGTCAGAGAAAAAGCTGTGGCAAATTTAAAAAAACACGCGATTGAAGCTTTGGTTGTGATCGGTGGAGATGGAAGTTATATGGGGGCTCAACGCTTAACTGAAATGGGAATTAATTGTGTGGGGTTGCCAGGAACAATTGATAACGATATTGTTTCTTCAGATTACACAATTGGTTTTGATACAGCTTTAAATACCATTGTTCAAGCCATTGATAAAATTCGTGACACGATGCAATCACATAATCGTGCTGCTGTAATTGAGGTGATGGGAAACCAATGTGGTGATTTAGCATTGTATGCTTCAATCGCCACAGGAGCTGATGTGATTTCTACAAGTGAATCAAAATTAACAGAACAAGAAATTGTTGATCAAGTAACAGCAATTGCCAAAACTGGTAAAAGAAGTGTCGTGGTTGTCGTATCTGAAAAAATGTATCCTGATGTCCATGCATTAGCTGAAAAAGTTGAAGCAAGTTCAGGATATGTGACCCGCGCAACTGTGCTTGGACACATCCAACGTGGTGGATCACCAAGTGCGATGGATCGTCATTTAGCAGTCACTAGTGCGATGTTTGCCGTTGATCAAATCATTGCTGGTAAAGGTGGATTATATATCGGATTAGATGGAACTAAATTAGTTGCTCGTGATATTAACTCAACTTTAAATATGCCAAGAAAAGACAAAACTGAAGAAACGAATAAAATTCGTTTCTTAAACGCACAATTTTTAAAATAA
- a CDS encoding ATP-binding cassette domain-containing protein — protein MKTIRINNLSKNIKNKVILKNINLTLKESKVYGLLGNNGVGKTTLIKCIFNEFKINEGKILVNDHQISFDDLKDMHYFPENVDLPKEMTVFDYLQIQYLLHKNNLDQFKEKINRESYLLKDINFKKTKINSLSSGQQKIVSIILCKILDPNIIFFDEPTANLDISNKNIVLNEIKNMKNQNKIIVIVTHLIKEVEHLLDEIIILNNQTIVLNKPVKDENLEQLFLKTINQELGTNKC, from the coding sequence ATGAAAACAATAAGAATTAATAATTTATCTAAAAATATCAAAAATAAAGTCATTTTAAAAAATATAAATTTGACTTTAAAAGAATCTAAAGTTTATGGTTTGTTAGGTAATAATGGAGTTGGAAAAACAACACTAATAAAATGCATTTTCAACGAATTCAAAATTAATGAAGGGAAAATTTTAGTTAATGATCATCAAATTAGTTTTGATGATTTGAAAGATATGCATTATTTTCCTGAAAACGTTGATTTACCAAAAGAAATGACCGTTTTTGACTACTTACAGATCCAATATTTATTGCATAAAAACAATCTTGATCAATTCAAAGAAAAGATAAATAGAGAAAGTTATCTATTAAAAGATATTAATTTCAAAAAAACCAAAATTAATTCTTTATCAAGTGGACAACAAAAAATAGTTTCTATAATTTTGTGCAAAATATTAGATCCTAATATTATTTTCTTTGATGAACCAACAGCAAATTTAGATATTTCCAATAAAAATATTGTTTTAAATGAAATAAAAAACATGAAAAACCAGAATAAAATTATTGTGATTGTCACACATCTAATAAAAGAGGTAGAACATTTGTTAGATGAAATTATTATATTAAATAACCAAACCATTGTTTTAAATAAACCTGTAAAAGATGAAAATCTTGAACAACTTTTTTTAAAAACAATTAATCAAGAATTGGGGACAAATAAATGTTAA
- a CDS encoding BspA family leucine-rich repeat surface protein codes for MKKLLNILGTLGLVSTSATAIVAFAKLPRTNIPEVLSAIITKDQLNQLITDAKTLATQEQSKPINAYKLLHQAIGQAKGASDIYINETENFNVLNEAYQKLTAAINAFKQTDDEKANIESLKNRITSANNALQTNTNKLETEKQKLKKVIGEAENLVSKVTLRKDQNLVDQALLNLQTGIVNFLNSTNDLANYADLTKAMDEAKKALKDYPKKHPGVIQSLTKAIANAQKVIEQKYTTADQNIVDQEVEILKKEIQIFFGASKAEANVDALNQAIVEAKKIAQDFKNNQAWLKLQQAIKHAQGVVDGKPSVDRQNIVDQEVTNLQQAAKDFNNISNQNADLTWLNSNIKMAETINIKNKKQSDWNIFQTEILKAKDYVKNPPLIDKQDQVDEMTENLWQATYKFLNATDRKDIRSTIFWKTSIGSLKDNKHETIKKRLEETYTLKEGKDYTIGEVKDYNGKFGVELTGKNDYLQKTVVTFVLDIQNIENDMDILATSKQDQFWTAHELQLAIEKENLDKKNTLKVTEVAHDPNLKVKRFKIRADDQYEYSKYQGEIIVSQVLNRENQDKTIYIDQDGTIKSNDNSAPEGVKEVINIGWSSNKKVHEMPRSIQKVPPYISPKIESLYHLFGWAESFNQPLNNWDVSKVTNMERTFNGAESFNQDISKWDTSKVTNMVWMFSNAKSFNQPLNNWDVSKVTNMSYMFYYAHAFNQDISSWDTSNVTNMANMFNWTKPFNQDISKWDTSKVNDMSYMFYSAEAFNQDISTWNVDSVTQYKEFAGGRAILPKEKQPNFK; via the coding sequence ATGAAAAAACTATTAAATATATTAGGAACACTTGGGCTCGTTTCAACTAGTGCAACTGCTATTGTTGCTTTTGCCAAATTACCAAGAACCAACATTCCTGAAGTTCTAAGTGCAATAATAACTAAAGACCAATTAAATCAATTAATTACTGATGCTAAAACCCTAGCAACTCAAGAACAAAGTAAACCAATCAATGCATACAAGCTCTTGCATCAAGCCATTGGACAAGCTAAAGGGGCGTCGGATATTTACATCAATGAAACAGAAAATTTCAATGTTTTAAATGAGGCTTATCAAAAATTGACAGCCGCAATAAATGCTTTTAAACAAACTGATGATGAAAAAGCCAACATAGAAAGTTTAAAAAATCGAATCACAAGTGCAAATAATGCTTTACAAACAAATACTAATAAATTAGAGACAGAAAAACAAAAATTAAAAAAAGTTATTGGTGAAGCCGAGAATTTAGTTTCAAAAGTAACACTGCGCAAAGATCAAAATTTAGTTGATCAAGCTTTATTAAACTTGCAAACTGGAATTGTGAACTTTTTGAATTCAACTAATGACTTGGCAAATTATGCAGATTTAACCAAAGCGATGGATGAGGCCAAAAAGGCTTTAAAAGATTACCCTAAAAAACACCCAGGAGTAATCCAATCCTTAACCAAAGCAATTGCTAATGCGCAAAAAGTTATTGAGCAAAAATATACAACAGCTGACCAGAATATTGTTGATCAAGAAGTTGAAATCTTAAAAAAGGAAATTCAAATCTTTTTTGGTGCAAGTAAAGCAGAAGCGAATGTTGACGCATTAAACCAAGCAATTGTTGAGGCCAAAAAAATTGCTCAAGATTTTAAAAATAACCAAGCATGACTTAAACTTCAACAAGCAATTAAGCATGCTCAAGGAGTTGTCGATGGAAAACCATCAGTTGATCGACAAAATATTGTCGATCAAGAAGTTACAAATTTACAACAAGCAGCAAAAGATTTCAACAACATCTCAAATCAAAATGCTGATTTAACATGATTAAATTCGAATATCAAAATGGCAGAAACAATAAATATAAAAAACAAGAAACAATCCGATTGGAATATATTTCAAACTGAAATACTTAAGGCCAAAGATTATGTTAAAAACCCACCTTTAATTGATAAACAAGATCAAGTTGATGAAATGACTGAAAATTTATGACAAGCAACTTATAAATTTTTAAATGCAACTGATCGTAAAGACATTCGTAGTACTATTTTTTGAAAAACATCAATTGGTAGCTTAAAAGACAATAAGCATGAAACAATTAAAAAACGTTTAGAAGAAACATACACCCTTAAAGAAGGTAAAGACTACACCATCGGGGAAGTTAAGGATTACAATGGAAAATTTGGTGTGGAACTAACAGGAAAGAATGACTATCTTCAAAAAACAGTTGTTACTTTTGTTTTAGATATTCAAAACATCGAAAATGACATGGACATTCTAGCCACTTCAAAACAAGACCAATTTTGAACAGCTCATGAATTACAACTAGCAATCGAAAAGGAAAATCTTGATAAGAAAAATACCTTAAAAGTAACCGAAGTTGCCCATGATCCAAATCTTAAAGTTAAACGTTTTAAAATCAGAGCTGATGATCAATATGAATATAGTAAATATCAAGGTGAAATCATTGTCTCTCAAGTCTTGAATCGAGAAAATCAAGATAAAACAATTTATATAGACCAAGATGGTACGATAAAATCAAATGACAATTCAGCACCAGAGGGAGTTAAAGAGGTTATTAATATTGGTTGAAGTTCAAATAAAAAAGTTCATGAAATGCCTAGAAGTATTCAAAAAGTTCCACCATATATTAGTCCAAAAATAGAATCGCTATATCATTTGTTTGGTTGGGCAGAATCGTTTAATCAACCTTTAAATAATTGAGATGTTTCAAAGGTGACTAATATGGAAAGAACGTTTAATGGGGCAGAATCATTTAACCAAGATATATCTAAATGAGACACTTCCAAAGTGACCAATATGGTTTGAATGTTTAGTAATGCAAAATCGTTTAATCAGCCTTTAAATAATTGAGATGTTTCAAAGGTGACTAATATGAGTTATATGTTTTATTATGCACATGCCTTTAACCAAGATATTTCAAGTTGAGATACTTCAAATGTAACAAATATGGCTAATATGTTTAATTGGACAAAACCATTTAATCAAGATATTTCTAAATGAGACACTTCGAAAGTGAACGATATGAGTTATATGTTTTACTCTGCAGAAGCATTTAATCAAGATATTTCAACTTGAAATGTTGATAGTGTGACACAGTATAAAGAATTCGCTGGTGGTCGGGCAATACTTCCAAAAGAAAAACAACCCAACTTTAAATAA
- a CDS encoding BspA family leucine-rich repeat surface protein: MSYMFYAAKTFNNDLSGWDVTKVEKYDDFAGDLGSNSQWKDEWKPHFNKN, from the coding sequence ATGAGTTATATGTTTTATGCGGCAAAAACATTTAACAACGACTTAAGTGGTTGAGATGTTACAAAAGTTGAAAAATACGACGATTTTGCTGGAGATCTTGGTTCTAATTCTCAATGAAAAGATGAATGAAAACCTCATTTTAATAAGAATTAA